TGTTGTCCCGCTGCACAGAGCAGCAGCGTCGCTGTGACTAGCCCCAGGACAGCTCCTGAGGTGAAGGCCGCTCCCCGGATGTTGAAATCCAGcacgagaaacacagaaaaagcaaTCAAAAACACTGCCCAGAGAGTCACAGCTGTGCCAAGAGCACAGCAACAACACTGACGATACGTGGAAGGCTTTTTCAGAGAACCTCCGAGCAGCGGCTGATCCTCAGCCGGAGCCTCCGGGTCGTCCACCGCCGTTTGCACCGCCATgaccagaaaaaagacaagaaaaggagaagctgGTAGGAAAGAGGGTAAAGAAACGATCCTTTCCTACGCCGACGTGGGACTACGAAACCTCGGGATGCGCTCTATGACATCGTTAGAGCTCTGCGGAGACGTCGACACCCGTTGTCGGTTACGATACAGAACAAAGAacacacgagagaaaaaacagaggcagaaaaagcagTGGGAAGAACATGTATCGACGAAGACCAACAGCGGTTTCTACGGAGAGTGCAGTTGACGAGGAAATGCGTGCTTCACGTGTCACCAAAAGTAGACGAATTCTGAACCTGTGTGCATAGGACAAATACTCGGAagaacgacggagaaggaaactggAGGAAACTACAGACGCCTGGCAGCATTTAAAAGCCTTCCTTTCGAGGTACGAGTGGTAGCCACGAACAGTAGTTGGAAAGACATTCCCACAAGACAGAACTGACTGACGGCTGTCAACGCAGCGAGGTAGCTATTATGAGGAGGACAGAGTGTTTGCAGGCACAGAAAACCGCTCTCTAGTAAATGCTACATGCCTGAGAGCACGCGGCCACACTCGCGTGGGGCATGACAACCTCAGACCTGGAGAAATTCCGTGGTAAGCGGCCCTCCGAAGCCAGccatgtttctttcttccgtcGCAGAGTGCCGAGTCTTAGCCGCGTTCAAGATGTGGCCGAAACAATGCACAGCTCCAAAACACAACAAACCGGACAAAGAACGTGCAACTTTCGAGGACTTACGTTCCCGCGACAAGACATGCCACAGAAAGCCACGAAAGAGGCCTAGCCCAACAAAGGAAGCGACGGAGCTAGCTGACCCCCGATCGTAAGGCGGCTCTTGGAGTGCAATGTTTTGAGTCGATATAGCGACGGCAACCGTGGCACGAGCTTCTTCCAGTCTCTCTGTATCAGGAAGTGCTGAGGATTGACTAAAAACGGCCAGGTCTTTGTCTCGTGTTTCTGGTTCATCTGGTGTCTAAAGTGTAGCGCGCGAATACAACAGCGAGGGCGTTTCCGCAAAGTCGTCGGATGTGTCTGCGTAGCCTTGCGGAGCGAGCCTCGCGAAAACCGAGGAAAGCGCCGCATGGTGCGTTGTTACGACGAACCCAAATACTTCAGGGGAGACATCGTCCGCCAAACGTACGGAGTGTCATGTCTGCTTCTAGGAAACAACCATAGAAAATGCACTTTTCCCCACGTCTCTCTTATCTGATAAAGGAAATGGATTTTCCCACAAAGGAGCCGCCTGGTCGCAGATCCCTCGAAGTAAACGATGACGCTCCTTCCCTGCGCTTCACTTTTGTGCTCAGTGTGCACTGAATCTAGGGGATTGCAGTTTTCAGGAGACAAGATTTTCACTCAAGGTGTCAATTGTGGCGCATGTAGCGCGACTCAATCTTGTCTTCCATAGTCTTTGGTTGCCGGACGGCGTCGGAGTGGTGCGTATCCAGCCATTTGGCACTAGTGCTCAGTGTCAGTGCGAGGTGGGTGACACTTTGACTCGGTGAGACCGGACTGCGAGAGCCCGTTGATCGTTTGAGAAAAGGCGCAGTGCATTTTTCTGGCTGCTTGCACTTTTTTGCCTTTCTTACGACTAGGCtgtttcccttcttttcGATATTTTTCCGAGGCATTgctttccactttttccGGCCGTATCCCGCGAGTGCTGCGGCGACTTGCGGGTCCCAGACTCCTCCACAATCCTCCAGTTGTCGGCCTGCTTCCGCTTCCCGTTCATTGAAATGGACTGAAGCAGATGCGCCACCTGTTTGCGTGGGTCTTGAACCAGCAAACACCACTGAGTGGCGGCTGAGAGACACTGCCGTTCCTCTGCCAGCAGTCGCAGCTCTGTACATCCCATGGACCACTACACCACCGGTGAAACTCAATTGGTTTGCACACTTTCTCGCGGCGACAGCTTAAACGATACAGTTTTCCGGAGTTGTTGGAGCGTCAGAAGTCCCACTCTACCGAAAGAGATGAACAAATGGCTGCTGGGAAAAACAGTGTCATCAAAGCAAGCTTCAGCGAGTGTTCTTGATTTGTGCGGTCTCAGGGAAATCGGTCGTCAGTGCACCTCAGATGCtggagtgtatgtacaggcGAACTCAGTTAGCCAAATCTTCATAGAAAAGATAAATGCGTGTCCCGTGTACAGTTTTGAGCCGCCGTCGCAATGAGAGTTTTCGTCGTGTTTTGGTGAGTCCCTGTGTCTGTTGACTGTGAAAACCTCCGCCACCCAGTCAGTGCCTCGTCTGTACCATCCTGAGGTACCGTTTCCTAGTTCAGGCGCATCAGCCACGGAAAACGCGTGCGCCTCTCGGATGCAAAAACAGATATTTCTCCCGGTTTTCCCCCTCGGCAGAAACTTTCCGTCTTCCGAGtccctcttctgttttttccgttCTGTTTCTCGGTTCAGAAACGTTTCTTCACCTCGTTTTCCCCGATTTTCGGCACTCGCTTGAGAACGTCGAGGATTCGTCCCCCAAAGCGGTCCTCAGTGCCCACGGAAACGCATGACCGATGGTGAAAGCGTGCGTTATCCCTTCAGCGTCGTCTCccgcttcccttctcttgTTGCGTTCTTCACCAATGTTGTGTGCCTCTTCGCTCGATCCACCCACTGACCCACGATCCCCTCAAGGGTCTCTACCGCGGATTGGCGCGCAGTCTGCGACAGGCGCGTCACGAGGTCAGTCGGCCGACCGGGTCGTATTAAATGTGGGAGGAAAGATCCACGAAACGACAGCTGAAACTTTGTTGAGTGTTCCAGACAGCTACTTCACAGCGCTGTTGTCCTCTGGGTGGCGGGACTCGAGTCCAGGGTCTCGTGACCACGGCACAGAGGACAAACCCATATTTGTTGACAGAAATGGAGAACGCTTCACTTATGTCTTGGATTTCCTCCGGGATGGGGTTCTGCTGTGCCCAAGGGAGAAAATTCTTCTTCAATGCCTTCGGCTGGAAGCGAAGTTCTTCGCTCTAGAGCCCCTCCTCGTCGAGGTAGAACGAGAGCTGGAACAGATTGAACTGGAGAATGCTGCTCGGGCGCTTCGCATCGTCGCCGC
This window of the Toxoplasma gondii ME49 chromosome VI, whole genome shotgun sequence genome carries:
- a CDS encoding K+ channel tetramerisation domain-containing protein (encoded by transcript TGME49_241010), translated to MVKACVIPSASSPASLLLLRSSPMLCASSLDPPTDPRSPQGSLPRIGAQSATGASRGQSADRVVLNVGGKIHETTAETLLSVPDSYFTALLSSGWRDSSPGSRDHGTEDKPIFVDRNGERFTYVLDFLRDGVLLCPREKILLQCLRLEAKFFALEPLLVEVERELEQIELENAARALRIVAARDKSLGGAAQSSSGAESSPSSGFSPVYSPLRSRRIPGDGVSEPSSPSGRPAFVPCSPGMAGSPPTSPLIRPPNDFMPLDSSLRSPACSRVSSPTAKRSFRSYSPSENPDRSEEAQRRALINDDPEPPPILGLADISGDARLCLGDKIFRTDADF